The following are encoded together in the Bradysia coprophila strain Holo2 unplaced genomic scaffold, BU_Bcop_v1 contig_94, whole genome shotgun sequence genome:
- the LOC119085169 gene encoding SET and MYND domain-containing protein DDB_G0273589-like: MLWQKQTNGIYVNICQEDLEERIFERTQFTFGIPSAPKKSNDRSVAFRKLGNIQFANKQWLHAIKSYNLSLCFAETGTEHISLAYGNRSACFLQLNMFDECIADIELAIKADFPARLLPKLEKRKAHCLEQIQNDVGRSDEFKCQLSFEENPNYPGMANVLKLEVSEKYGRQITATSDIGTGKFLIAEKAFLTKSDGKCNRCDTCWKSNVNLVPCSRCSDALFCSQCKENSQCHNIQCGMRVVDNESINDQQMQLVRSLLMGIFEFPNVEMLRQFVEQAVQSDPNEIPESLRDTKAKYRAFLKLSFDRKTMLKESFPTQICFVYKTFLNHRAIRPKFSTKQHRRFLMHLIGHHLCVVQCNTGALMYNAESPFSISQAMTENLSPIVSYINHSCVPNLCIIACDDRNVCISLRPIKTGDQLFVTYFRNDSLKHCTADRQKFLRDICEFDCDCERCVVTSTVPQELIDELKMDVRYQYVRKYGRTNGCCGRDARVLYLCSCSKTFGRDAKKIRDNCVPLLDKFGQIKCAPELDLIAKSLEDVLIDQFEH, encoded by the coding sequence ATGCTCTGGCAGAAGCAGACAAACGGAATCTACGTAAATATTTGCCAAGAAGATTTGGAAGAGCGAATATTCGAAAGAACTCAATTCACTTTCGGTATTCCATCAGCGccgaaaaaatcaaatgatAGGTCGGTTGCCTTCCGCAAACTGGGTAACATCCAGTTCGCCAACAAACAATGGCTGCACGCAATCAAATCGTACAACTTAAGCTTGTGCTTCGCCGAAACAGGCACGGAACACATAAGTTTGGCGTATGGTAACCGGTCCGCATGTTTCCTTCAGTTGAATATGTTCGACGAATGTATTGCCGACATTGAATTGGCGATCAAAGCCGACTTTCCGGCGCGATTGTTGCCGAAATTGGAGAAACGGAAAGCTCATTGCTTGGAGCAGATTCAGAACGATGTTGGTCGGTCAGATGAATTCAAATGTCAGCTGAGCTTTGAAGAGAATCCCAACTATCCCGGTATGGCCAATGTGCTGAAACTTGAAGTAAGTGAGAAATACGGTCGACAAATTACCGCGACCAGCGATATCGGCACCGGTAAATTTCTTATCGCAGAGAAGGCTTTTCTAACGAAAAGCGATGGAAAATGCAATCGATGCGACACCTGTTGGAAGAGCAATGTAAATTTGGTTCCGTGTTCGCGATGTTCAGATGCGTTGTTTTGCAGTCAATGCAAAGAGAACAGTCAATGCCACAATATTCAATGCGGCATGCGCGTAGTCGACAACGAGTCCATCAACGACCAACAAATGCAGCTCGTACGTTCACTGTTGATGGGTATCTTTGAATTTCCCAACGTCGAAATGTTACGGCAGTTCGTCGAACAGGCCGTGCAGAGCGATCCGAACGAAATACCGGAATCGTTACGTGACACTAAGGCTAAGTATCgagcatttttgaaattgtcatTCGACCGCAAAACGATGCTGAAGGAATCGTTTCCCACCCAAATCTGTTTCGTTTACAAGACATTTCTGAATCATCGTGCCATCAGACCgaaattttcaacgaaacaaCACCGACGATTCCTGATGCACTTGATTGGCCATCATCTTTGCGTCGTTCAGTGCAACACCGGCGCTCTGATGTACAACGCTGAGTCACCGTTCAGCATATCGCAGGCAATGACGGAAAATCTGTCCCCCATTGTCAGCTACATCAACCACTCGTGCGTACCAAATCTGTGCATCATTGCGTGCGACGATCGAAACGTTTGCATATCTCTGCGACCAATCAAAACCGGTGACCAACTGTTTGTGACTTATTTCCGAAACGATTCGCTGAAGCACTGCACGGCCGATCGGCAAAAGTTTCTACGAGACATCTGCGAATTCGACTGTGATTGCGAGAGATGCGTGGTGACGTCAACGGTGCCACAGGAATTGATTGATGAACTGAAGATGGACGTTCGGTATCAGTATGTGCGAAAGTATGGCAGGACAAATGGTTGCTGTGGGCGCGATGCTCGAGTTTTGTATTTGTGTTCTTGCAGCAAGACCTTCGGTCGGGATGCAAAGAAGATCCGAGACAATTGCGTACCGTTGCTGGATAAGTTTGGTCAAATCAAGTGCGCACCGGAATTGGATTTGATTGCAAAATCTTTGGAGGATGTTTTGATCGATCAATTTGAGCACTAG